A single window of Deltaproteobacteria bacterium DNA harbors:
- a CDS encoding DNA photolyase, producing the protein MKISNILMEREVVGNELAQSIVDDLGAPVQVIDGLKAAFDVVAGSRDPVASGKQTLVLCRNKGSFLKPCPGTREYRCCGYEILHVASFCSMDCAYCILQAYFHPPVLQYFVNQHEMLRELEQAFSLDRVMRIGTGEFTDSLIWEKFSNLTPLLVQTFAGQKRAVLELKTKTVAIDALEGLPHNRKTILSWSLNTERIIRSEERFTATLSARLKAARRCIAWGYPVAFHFDPIVIYEGCEKEYRAVIQTLFDHIPAGDIVWISLGTFRFMPALKRIVQERFQQSKIVYGEFVPGLDGKMRYFKPLRMQIYQKIVSWIREIAPDLCVYFCMEDDDVWENCMGFKPEDVGGLPHMLDVAAVEHCRLTPFVSHRLNR; encoded by the coding sequence ATGAAGATATCCAACATATTGATGGAACGGGAGGTGGTCGGCAACGAACTGGCCCAGTCCATCGTCGATGATTTGGGCGCTCCCGTGCAGGTCATCGATGGGCTCAAAGCGGCCTTCGACGTTGTCGCCGGCAGCCGTGACCCGGTTGCCAGTGGAAAGCAGACCCTCGTTCTCTGCAGAAACAAGGGCAGTTTTCTAAAGCCGTGCCCGGGCACCCGGGAGTACAGATGCTGCGGCTACGAAATCCTGCATGTGGCCTCTTTTTGCAGCATGGATTGTGCCTACTGCATATTGCAGGCCTATTTCCATCCGCCCGTGTTGCAATACTTCGTCAATCAGCATGAGATGCTGCGCGAACTGGAACAGGCTTTTTCCCTTGACCGGGTGATGCGCATCGGAACCGGTGAATTTACCGACAGCCTGATCTGGGAAAAATTTTCAAACCTGACGCCGCTTTTGGTTCAGACCTTTGCCGGACAGAAGCGTGCGGTACTGGAGTTAAAAACAAAAACCGTGGCCATCGATGCCCTCGAAGGCCTTCCGCACAACCGGAAAACGATCCTCTCCTGGTCGCTGAATACGGAAAGGATCATCCGCTCGGAGGAACGTTTCACCGCAACGCTGTCTGCAAGGCTGAAAGCCGCCCGCCGCTGTATCGCCTGGGGATATCCGGTTGCCTTCCATTTCGATCCCATCGTCATCTACGAAGGCTGCGAAAAGGAGTACCGTGCGGTAATCCAAACCCTTTTCGACCATATCCCCGCCGGCGACATCGTGTGGATCAGCCTGGGGACCTTCCGGTTCATGCCGGCCCTGAAACGCATCGTTCAGGAACGCTTTCAACAATCCAAAATCGTTTATGGGGAGTTTGTCCCGGGCCTGGACGGAAAAATGCGTTATTTCAAGCCGCTGCGCATGCAGATTTATCAGAAAATCGTGTCATGGATCAGGGAGATCGCGCCCGATCTCTGTGTCTATTTTTGCATGGAGGATGACGACGTGTGGGAAAACTGCATGGGGTTCAAGCCGGAAGATGTCGGCGGCCTGCCGCACATGCTGGATGTGGCGGCGGTCGAACATTGCAGGTTAACTCCCTTCGTAAGCCACCGGCTCAATCGTTGA
- a CDS encoding thermonuclease family protein — protein sequence MPIGWILLAFLCISFFSCPLAAQEWQGVAYVVDGDTIILKSGEKVRYIGIDTPEIAHEGRPAEPFGDAARAYNRQLTGNKRVRMEIGSESRDRYGRLLAYLFLEDGTFVNQDLISSGLAVFLYKPPNVEHADLLLQAQRSAMKGKKGLWGALSPTLGTYIGNRHSKRFHLPTCPYGRRTAKANRVFFSHQWEAYWEGYSPCRRCLK from the coding sequence ATGCCCATCGGATGGATTCTTCTGGCCTTTCTGTGCATATCCTTTTTTTCATGTCCGCTGGCCGCACAGGAGTGGCAGGGCGTGGCCTATGTCGTCGACGGTGACACCATCATTCTAAAAAGTGGGGAAAAGGTGCGGTATATCGGCATCGACACCCCTGAAATCGCCCATGAAGGCAGGCCGGCCGAACCTTTCGGCGATGCTGCCCGCGCCTATAACCGGCAGCTCACCGGCAACAAGCGCGTCCGTATGGAAATCGGTTCCGAATCACGGGACCGCTACGGAAGACTGCTGGCGTATCTATTTCTGGAAGACGGTACGTTTGTAAATCAGGACCTGATATCGTCCGGCTTGGCCGTGTTTCTTTACAAACCACCCAACGTGGAACATGCGGACCTGCTGCTTCAGGCCCAGCGTTCGGCTATGAAAGGTAAAAAGGGCCTATGGGGTGCCCTGTCCCCGACCCTGGGGACATACATAGGCAACCGTCATTCCAAGCGATTTCATCTGCCCACGTGTCCCTACGGCCGTCGAACGGCCAAGGCCAACCGGGTTTTCTTCTCCCACCAGTGGGAGGCCTACTGGGAGGGATATTCGCCTTGTCGACGCTGCTTAAAATAA